Within Bdellovibrio bacteriovorus HD100, the genomic segment AGGCAGTGATTCCGGCATTCTATTGCAACGTCTGAAAATCGAAGGTGAAAGCCTGGGCGCGGATGTTGTGGTGGGTTTGGATCAGTTTGATCTTTCCAAAGCCGTGTCCGAACAAAGCTGGAGAAAACTAAGTCTGGGGCAGCTGGATGTCTATGATGCTGTGAAACCGGCACTGGCCAACAGCTTCTTTGTTCCCTATGACTGGGGGGCTTTGACTTTCGTGGCCCGCAAAAACGAGCTGATGCGCATGCCGGCCTCTTTGGATGATCTGCTGGCGCCGGAACTTGCCAAGAAAATCGCGCTGCAGGATCCCCGCACCAGTTCCCCGGGAATGCAGTTCCTGTACTGGGTGATTCGCTCCAAGGGCGAGGATGAAGGCTTCCGCTATCTGCAAAAGCTGATGAGCCAGGTGCACAGTTTTTCCCCGACATGGTCCACGTCTTATGGTCTTTTCACCAACAAGCAGACCAAGCTGGTTTACTCTTATGTGACTTCGCCGTTGTATCACGAGGTCGAGGAAAAAAAGAAAGACTATGTGGCGCTGCCGTTCAACGAAGACCTGCCAGTGCAGTTTGAATTTGTCGGCATTCCAGAGTTCTGCCGCCACTGTGATTTGGCCGAGCAGTTTGTGAATCTGATGCTTTCCAACGAAGGCCAGAAGATCATCATGGAAAAGAACTATATGTTCCCGGTGATGAAGGGTGTGATGGAAAACACTTCCTTTGCTCCACTTATGAATGTCAAAACCATGCAACAGGTTGAGATTCTTTCTTCCACCGAAGTGGACCGCCTGCTTCGCCGTTGGACAGAGATCCGCCGGGGCGATCTCAATTGAACCTGCGCCAGTGCCTCAGAATTGGCCTGGTGCTGTTTCTGATTTTTCCATTCCTGTTTTTGCTGACCCAGTTTGGCTTTTCCGGCTGGCCCGATATGGGCGAGCTGGTTTGGGCGTTTAAAAACAGTTTCCTGCAGGCATTCTTTTCTTCCGTCTTTTCATTGATCATGGGTTTTTGGGTGGCGCTGGGTTTGTTGACTCTGCACTCGGCCCGCGGTCGCAAAATTCGCTGGGGGCTTGAGATTCTGTGCCTGCTGCCGAACTTTATGCCGCCGATCTTTATTCTGCTTTCCACTTTGAATGTGATTGATCCGTTTCCGATGGGAATCCCCGGGATTGTGATCGTGCACACATTAATGAATTTCGGTCTGGTGGCGGTTTTGTTGGCGTCGACCATTGAAAACAAACTGGGCGGCATGATCGAACTTGCTTATGTGGAAGGGGCGGGTCGGTGGCAGTTCCTGCTGCGCGGGCTTTTCCCGATGTTGAAAAAAGACTTCTGGCTGCTGGGTTTATTTATTTTTGTGATCTGTTTTGGCAGCTTCGCGGTGCCGTTGATCGTGGGCGGCGGGCGTGGCACCACCGTGGAAGTTTTGATCTATGAAAAGATCCGGCTTTCCAGCAACTGGGGGGACGCCGTTTTACTGGCCTTCCTGCAATCGGTGTTTATCTTTGCCTTGTCCTTTGTTGCCAGCCGTGGAAAAGGAATGCACAGCACCCGCACGGCGAACTTGAGCCTGCTGAAAACACCGAGCGGAATTTTTGTTATTGCCGGTTTGTCTTTATTGTACCTGTTTGGGTATGTGCAGGGCTTCTTGTCAGGACTTTCGCAGATTTCTACTTTCTATGAGTTGCAGTCCGCTTTGATCTGGAACTTTATCGGCAGTCTGACCTTGGGAATGAGCGTGGGAATTCTGTCTTATGCCGGTTTGCTGCTGATTGCTTACTGTTGGCCAAAGGCTTGGTTTGAAAGATTCCTGAACGGGTATGTGGCGCCGTCGACTTCATTGGCGTGTTTTTGTCTTTTGATCCTGGGCCCCAATGAGGGTTTTTATCCGTTCATCAAAATTCCGGTGGCGTTGACCCTGCTCAGTCTGAACAGTTTGTTCCGCATGGGCTGGGACAGTGAACTGCACGCTTTGCAGAATCAGATGACGGTCGCTTATTCCATGGGGGCTTCAAAAGCCCAGATCTTTAAAGAGATCCTGTTCCCGCAGCTTTCAGGGCGTGCGGGTTTGCTGGCGGGGATTGCGTCGATCTGGGCTGCCGGTGACTTTGCGGTGTCGCGTATTCTGGCGCACCGGGATCTGAGCATCGCCATGATGACGGAAACTTTGATGTCAGGTTATCGCCTGAATCAGGCCATTGTTCTTAGCAGTTTGATTATTGTCGCCGGTTTGATTTGTTTTGCATTGTGTGTGGGAGGCAGCCGTGTCCTTGGTCGAAAATTTGCACCGTGATTACGGAGACTTCAAGTTAGACATCGATTC encodes:
- a CDS encoding thiamine ABC transporter substrate-binding protein; the encoded protein is MKHFVLFLTVVFLGLFLAVLNRTDTAAPNSSLPTVRVFGYASFTGRWGPGPALKDLFEKSCKCKVEFIEGSDSGILLQRLKIEGESLGADVVVGLDQFDLSKAVSEQSWRKLSLGQLDVYDAVKPALANSFFVPYDWGALTFVARKNELMRMPASLDDLLAPELAKKIALQDPRTSSPGMQFLYWVIRSKGEDEGFRYLQKLMSQVHSFSPTWSTSYGLFTNKQTKLVYSYVTSPLYHEVEEKKKDYVALPFNEDLPVQFEFVGIPEFCRHCDLAEQFVNLMLSNEGQKIIMEKNYMFPVMKGVMENTSFAPLMNVKTMQQVEILSSTEVDRLLRRWTEIRRGDLN
- a CDS encoding ABC transporter permease — encoded protein: MLFLIFPFLFLLTQFGFSGWPDMGELVWAFKNSFLQAFFSSVFSLIMGFWVALGLLTLHSARGRKIRWGLEILCLLPNFMPPIFILLSTLNVIDPFPMGIPGIVIVHTLMNFGLVAVLLASTIENKLGGMIELAYVEGAGRWQFLLRGLFPMLKKDFWLLGLFIFVICFGSFAVPLIVGGGRGTTVEVLIYEKIRLSSNWGDAVLLAFLQSVFIFALSFVASRGKGMHSTRTANLSLLKTPSGIFVIAGLSLLYLFGYVQGFLSGLSQISTFYELQSALIWNFIGSLTLGMSVGILSYAGLLLIAYCWPKAWFERFLNGYVAPSTSLACFCLLILGPNEGFYPFIKIPVALTLLSLNSLFRMGWDSELHALQNQMTVAYSMGASKAQIFKEILFPQLSGRAGLLAGIASIWAAGDFAVSRILAHRDLSIAMMTETLMSGYRLNQAIVLSSLIIVAGLICFALCVGGSRVLGRKFAP